From Granulicella sp. WH15, the proteins below share one genomic window:
- the uvrA gene encoding excinuclease ABC subunit UvrA, which produces MKPEPIRTLPAIPRPQRAGITHITVRGARQHNLKNVDVTIPRNTLTVVTGLSGSGKSSLAFDTIYAEGQRRYVETLSAYARQFLDQMERPDVDSIDGLSPAISIEQKTTSRSPRSTVGTITEIYDYLRLLYASVGQPHCPNCGRTISRQSAEQIVERIAAQAPGERITVYAPIVRGRKGEFREELEALDQQGFRARIDGEMVELTEGMRLEKRKNHTIEAIVDRIILKPLPPNPDDVNETLAGAPPKYDTRRLETSVQKALQMANGLVLIGIQGSSRDVQEETLYSSSMACPDCGINVPKLEPRSFSFNSTYGACPECHGLGSIYDFDPGKTITDWSKPLLDGAMGPGSGSQYLLRLIKLAADKYKINLKQPFSDLSVDQRNLLLYGPPENEARRTGFHGIFAYLRSNLEETKSEGYREYMMQYMSATTCPRCQGRRLRPESLAVTVPVASEALSIADFTGLSLERALKGARAMAFMGRDRIIADRLQREVIERLEFLNAVGLGYLSLDRSAATLSGGEGQRIRLATQIGSRLRGVLYVLDEPSIGLHQRDNQRLITALESLRDLGNTVLVVEHDEDTMRKADYLIDIGPGAGKAGGYIMASGTPAEIMANPASITGQYLAGNIEIVTRPARLLEDGSEDKTARPLTGRWLTVEDARSHNLQNVTAHFPIGIMTVVTGVSGSGKSSLVNDILYRALAKELYGSREEPGQHGKVTGIDQLDKVIQIDQSPIGRTPRSNPATYTGVFTAIRDLFAMLPESRERGYKPGRFSFNVQGGRCEACQGEGQRRIEMNFLPDVYVLCEVCNGRRYNQETLAVRFNGYSIADILDLAIADAVPVLKDIPTVAVKLQTLVDVGLGYIHLGQSATTLSGGEAQRMKLARELSKRQTGRTLYLLDEPTTGLHFDDVRKLLEVLHRLTDLGNTIVIIEHNLDIIRNADYLIDMGPEGGEGGGQMVGHGTPEQLATVAGSHTGAFLRRHFNSIGMKIPLSENFAGAQPTSIKAEADRIKAARPAFVAPEKKTGVPTAKAKSVEPTPKKTAVKKTVAKKAAAKKTAKAKG; this is translated from the coding sequence ATGAAGCCCGAACCAATCCGTACACTCCCGGCCATACCCCGCCCCCAGCGCGCGGGGATTACGCACATCACCGTGCGCGGAGCACGCCAGCACAACCTGAAGAACGTGGACGTGACGATCCCGCGCAACACCCTGACGGTCGTCACCGGCCTATCGGGCTCGGGCAAGTCGTCGCTCGCCTTCGACACCATCTACGCCGAGGGCCAGCGCCGCTACGTCGAGACGCTCTCGGCCTACGCGCGCCAGTTCCTCGACCAGATGGAGCGGCCCGACGTCGACTCCATCGACGGCCTCTCGCCCGCCATCTCCATCGAGCAGAAGACCACCTCGCGCAGCCCGCGCTCCACCGTCGGCACCATCACCGAGATCTACGACTACCTGCGCCTGCTCTACGCCAGCGTGGGCCAGCCGCACTGCCCCAACTGCGGGCGGACGATCTCGCGCCAGAGTGCCGAGCAGATCGTGGAGCGGATCGCCGCGCAGGCTCCGGGCGAGCGCATCACCGTCTACGCGCCCATCGTGCGCGGGCGCAAGGGTGAGTTCCGCGAGGAGCTGGAGGCGCTGGACCAGCAGGGCTTCCGCGCGCGCATCGACGGCGAGATGGTCGAGCTGACCGAAGGGATGCGGCTCGAGAAGCGCAAGAACCATACGATTGAGGCGATCGTCGATCGCATCATCCTGAAGCCGCTGCCGCCGAACCCCGACGATGTGAACGAGACGCTGGCGGGCGCTCCGCCGAAGTACGACACCCGCCGCCTAGAAACGTCGGTTCAGAAGGCCCTGCAGATGGCCAACGGGCTGGTCCTGATCGGCATTCAAGGTTCGAGCCGCGACGTGCAGGAGGAGACGCTCTACTCCTCGTCGATGGCCTGCCCAGACTGCGGCATCAACGTGCCCAAGCTCGAGCCGCGCAGCTTCTCTTTCAACTCCACCTACGGGGCCTGCCCCGAGTGCCACGGCCTCGGCTCGATCTACGACTTCGACCCCGGCAAGACCATCACCGACTGGTCGAAGCCGCTGCTCGACGGCGCGATGGGACCCGGCTCCGGCTCGCAGTACCTGCTGCGGCTCATCAAGCTGGCCGCCGATAAATACAAGATCAACCTGAAGCAGCCCTTCAGCGACCTGAGCGTGGACCAGCGCAACCTGCTGCTCTACGGCCCGCCCGAGAACGAGGCTCGCCGCACCGGCTTCCACGGCATCTTCGCCTACCTGCGCTCGAACCTCGAGGAGACCAAATCCGAGGGCTACCGCGAGTACATGATGCAGTACATGTCCGCGACGACGTGCCCGCGCTGCCAGGGCAGGCGGCTCAGGCCGGAGTCGCTCGCGGTGACCGTGCCGGTTGCGAGCGAGGCGCTCTCCATCGCCGACTTCACCGGCCTCTCGCTCGAGCGTGCCCTCAAGGGTGCGCGGGCGATGGCCTTCATGGGCCGCGACCGCATCATCGCCGACCGGCTGCAACGCGAGGTCATCGAGCGGCTCGAGTTCCTGAACGCGGTCGGCCTGGGCTACCTCTCGCTCGACCGCTCGGCGGCGACGCTCTCGGGCGGCGAGGGCCAGCGCATCCGGCTGGCGACGCAGATCGGCTCGCGCCTGCGCGGCGTGCTCTACGTGCTCGATGAGCCATCCATCGGCCTGCATCAGCGCGACAACCAACGGCTCATCACGGCGCTCGAATCCTTGCGCGACCTCGGCAACACGGTGCTGGTGGTCGAGCACGATGAAGACACCATGCGCAAGGCCGACTACCTGATCGATATCGGCCCCGGCGCGGGCAAGGCGGGCGGCTACATTATGGCCTCGGGCACACCCGCCGAGATCATGGCCAACCCGGCCTCGATCACGGGCCAGTACCTCGCGGGCAACATCGAGATCGTCACGCGGCCCGCACGCCTTCTCGAAGACGGCAGTGAGGACAAGACCGCGCGGCCTCTGACCGGGCGCTGGCTCACCGTCGAAGACGCCCGCTCGCACAACCTGCAAAACGTCACCGCGCACTTCCCCATCGGCATTATGACCGTGGTGACGGGCGTCAGCGGATCTGGCAAATCGAGCCTCGTAAACGACATCCTCTACCGCGCGCTGGCCAAGGAGCTGTACGGCTCGCGCGAAGAGCCTGGCCAGCACGGTAAGGTCACCGGCATCGACCAACTCGACAAGGTCATCCAGATCGACCAGTCGCCGATTGGCCGCACGCCGCGCTCGAACCCCGCGACGTACACCGGCGTCTTCACCGCCATCCGCGACCTCTTCGCCATGCTGCCGGAGTCGCGCGAACGCGGCTACAAGCCGGGTCGCTTCTCGTTCAACGTACAGGGCGGACGCTGCGAGGCCTGCCAAGGCGAGGGACAGCGGCGCATCGAGATGAACTTCCTGCCCGACGTCTACGTGCTCTGCGAAGTATGTAACGGTCGCCGTTACAATCAGGAGACGCTCGCGGTCCGGTTCAACGGCTACTCCATCGCCGATATCCTCGATCTTGCCATCGCCGACGCGGTGCCGGTCCTCAAGGACATTCCGACCGTGGCCGTGAAGCTGCAAACACTGGTCGATGTGGGCCTCGGCTACATTCATCTGGGCCAGTCGGCCACCACGCTCTCGGGCGGCGAGGCGCAGCGCATGAAGCTGGCGCGCGAGCTATCGAAGCGCCAGACAGGACGCACACTCTACCTGCTTGACGAACCGACCACGGGGTTGCACTTCGACGACGTTCGCAAGCTGCTGGAGGTACTGCACCGGCTCACCGACCTGGGCAACACCATCGTCATCATCGAGCACAACCTCGATATCATCCGCAACGCCGACTACCTGATCGACATGGGTCCGGAGGGCGGAGAGGGCGGCGGCCAGATGGTGGGTCACGGCACGCCGGAGCAGCTCGCGACCGTAGCCGGATCGCACACCGGAGCCTTCCTGCGGCGGCACTTCAACTCCATCGGGATGAAGATTCCTCTCAGTGAAAACTTCGCCGGAGCGCAGCCCACGAGCATCAAGGCCGAGGCCGACCGCATCAAGGCGGCGCGTCCGGCGTTCGTGGCTCCAGAGAAGAAAACCGGTGTGCCGACAGCAAAGGCTAAGTCAGTCGAGCCAACACCCAAAAAGACCGCGGTTAAAAAGACAGTGGCGAAGAAAGCGGCGGCGAAGAAAACCGCAAAGGCCAAGGGATGA
- a CDS encoding CPBP family intramembrane glutamic endopeptidase codes for MTSELASTQSSEEPVAAPPVHPRVPHFGHVLLFLVLAATMLFVAQALVVAAVGTSSHDLMALVQNQRLQLATMTIGYLLTLLACWFLFTRMWERPFLEGIQWNGATALRHAPKLIPIGFVLGWSVQAVESLITLPSSIPMDEFFKNASVVWALTVFGTLLAPMFEEIAFRGFLFPALAIAWDWTRLKRTPESYAQWRSTDTLSTEAVLISGLVSSAIFALIHAAQLGYTWAAVAVLMVVSLALTWVRVRLRSVAASALVHSCYNLSVFITLMISTGGYRHLERMAQ; via the coding sequence ATGACCTCCGAGCTTGCATCTACGCAATCTTCGGAAGAGCCGGTAGCAGCGCCGCCGGTCCATCCCCGTGTGCCGCACTTCGGCCACGTACTTCTGTTCCTGGTGCTGGCAGCGACGATGCTGTTCGTGGCCCAGGCACTGGTCGTAGCCGCAGTCGGCACCAGCAGCCATGACCTCATGGCCCTCGTTCAGAACCAGCGTCTGCAACTGGCGACCATGACGATTGGCTACCTGCTGACGCTCCTCGCGTGCTGGTTTCTCTTCACTCGCATGTGGGAGCGTCCGTTCCTCGAAGGCATCCAATGGAACGGCGCAACCGCGCTGCGTCATGCACCAAAGTTGATCCCGATCGGCTTCGTGCTGGGCTGGTCGGTGCAGGCGGTCGAAAGCCTTATCACCCTGCCCAGCTCGATCCCGATGGATGAGTTCTTCAAGAACGCATCAGTCGTGTGGGCGCTCACCGTGTTCGGTACACTACTCGCGCCGATGTTCGAAGAGATCGCCTTCCGCGGCTTTCTCTTCCCCGCCCTGGCGATCGCATGGGACTGGACGCGACTAAAGCGTACGCCCGAGTCCTACGCGCAGTGGAGATCGACCGACACGCTCAGCACCGAAGCCGTACTCATCAGCGGCTTGGTTTCGAGCGCAATCTTCGCGCTGATCCACGCCGCACAACTCGGCTACACCTGGGCCGCCGTGGCTGTGCTCATGGTCGTCTCACTGGCTCTGACGTGGGTGCGCGTGCGGCTCCGCTCGGTGGCGGCATCGGCCCTCGTACACTCCTGCTACAACCTCTCGGTCTTCATCACGCTGATGATAAGCACCGGCGGCTACAGGCATCTGGAGCGCATGGCGCAGTAG
- the pyrE gene encoding orotate phosphoribosyltransferase: protein MDIRESLLNLIATHSFKLGDFTLASGKKSDYYIDCRTTTLHAEGGRLAGLVLYELIREHFPSAQAVGGLTMGADPLVSNTASASAWAAADHAEILALAEEMELESEGEAAEAPSLIHGFLVRKTEKAHGTGRRVEGFLSPGADVVIVDDVCTTGGSTIQAIEATQAAGMNVVGVLCLVDREQGGRENIEAASAGAPFYAVFTASDVRTAHIQNGKASVNL from the coding sequence ATGGACATCCGCGAATCGCTCCTCAACCTGATTGCCACGCACTCCTTCAAGCTCGGCGACTTCACCCTGGCCAGCGGCAAGAAGTCGGACTACTACATCGACTGCCGCACCACCACGCTGCACGCCGAGGGCGGACGCCTGGCCGGGCTGGTCCTGTACGAGCTGATCCGCGAGCACTTCCCCTCTGCGCAGGCCGTCGGCGGCCTGACCATGGGAGCCGACCCGCTAGTCTCGAACACCGCCTCCGCGAGCGCCTGGGCCGCTGCGGATCACGCCGAGATCCTCGCGCTGGCCGAGGAGATGGAGCTTGAGTCCGAGGGCGAAGCAGCCGAAGCCCCGTCCCTGATCCATGGCTTCCTGGTACGCAAGACCGAGAAGGCGCACGGCACCGGGCGACGCGTCGAGGGCTTTCTCTCCCCCGGAGCCGATGTGGTTATCGTCGATGACGTTTGCACGACCGGCGGATCGACGATCCAGGCCATCGAAGCGACGCAGGCCGCGGGCATGAACGTGGTGGGAGTGCTCTGCCTGGTCGACCGCGAGCAGGGCGGACGGGAGAACATCGAGGCCGCCTCTGCGGGAGCACCGTTCTATGCGGTCTTCACGGCGTCCGATGTTCGCACGGCCCATATTCAAAACGGGAAGGCTTCTGTCAATCTTTAA
- the mtnA gene encoding S-methyl-5-thioribose-1-phosphate isomerase codes for MIPTLEWLPAGVNFLDQTKLPLEETYVLATDYKQVATVIRDMIVRGAPAIGVSAAMGVAIGIDRSTAATLVELTAEVDVICKTLAETRPTAVNLFWGIDEIRNLYNEMVAAGAAIPEIKAAVVAKSRKMYDEDIDACKQMGRNGAALLPQTGTVLTHCNAGALATCGYGTALGVIRAAVEDGHTIDVFADETRPFLQGARLTAWELMKDNIPTTVLCDNMAASLMRQGRIQAVIVGSDRIAANGDVANKIGTYGVAILAKEHGIPFYVAAPWSTVDMATANGDLIPIEQRSAREVTHSNGKQMTPDGVGIENPAFDVTPAKYVTAIITELGVLRAPYEESIKQMAEQKTLATV; via the coding sequence ATGATTCCGACCCTCGAATGGCTCCCTGCTGGCGTTAATTTCCTCGATCAAACCAAGCTTCCTCTGGAAGAAACCTACGTTCTCGCGACCGATTACAAACAGGTCGCCACTGTGATCCGCGACATGATCGTGCGCGGCGCACCGGCCATCGGCGTCTCCGCCGCGATGGGCGTGGCCATCGGGATCGACCGCAGCACAGCGGCCACGCTCGTGGAGCTGACTGCCGAGGTCGACGTCATCTGCAAGACGCTGGCCGAGACCCGGCCCACTGCGGTCAACCTCTTCTGGGGCATTGACGAGATCCGCAACCTCTACAACGAGATGGTTGCGGCTGGCGCGGCTATTCCAGAGATTAAAGCGGCTGTCGTGGCCAAGTCCCGCAAGATGTACGACGAGGATATCGACGCCTGCAAGCAGATGGGACGCAACGGCGCGGCCCTGCTGCCCCAGACCGGAACCGTACTAACCCATTGCAACGCCGGGGCACTCGCGACCTGCGGCTACGGTACGGCACTGGGCGTAATCCGCGCGGCGGTCGAGGACGGACATACCATCGACGTCTTCGCGGACGAGACCCGGCCCTTCCTCCAAGGCGCTCGCCTGACCGCGTGGGAGCTAATGAAGGACAACATTCCCACAACGGTTCTGTGCGACAACATGGCCGCGTCTCTGATGCGTCAGGGCCGGATTCAGGCGGTCATCGTCGGCTCCGACCGCATCGCGGCGAACGGCGACGTCGCCAATAAGATCGGCACCTACGGCGTCGCGATCCTGGCCAAGGAGCATGGAATTCCCTTCTACGTGGCCGCCCCGTGGTCGACCGTGGACATGGCCACCGCGAACGGTGATCTCATCCCCATCGAGCAGCGCAGCGCCCGCGAGGTCACACACTCGAACGGCAAGCAGATGACTCCGGACGGCGTTGGAATCGAGAACCCCGCCTTCGATGTGACCCCGGCGAAGTACGTCACGGCGATCATCACCGAGCTGGGCGTGCTCCGCGCTCCGTACGAGGAGTCCATCAAGCAGATGGCCGAACAGAAAACTCTGGCGACTGTATAG
- a CDS encoding permease translates to MFRTVFHLRERSLLRGTVLVLVSLAVSFVLSDFPRNRPNLFLILPVLFSVMGTFDTVRCMQRRWNFYHAGVILLIYMDLMVICLILFLLLYPYALWLSQTH, encoded by the coding sequence GTGTTTCGGACTGTATTCCATCTCCGTGAACGATCGCTGCTGCGCGGAACAGTGCTGGTGCTGGTCAGCCTCGCAGTCTCCTTTGTGCTCTCGGACTTTCCTCGTAACCGTCCCAACCTGTTCCTGATCCTGCCCGTGCTCTTCTCCGTCATGGGCACCTTCGATACGGTGCGTTGCATGCAGCGGCGCTGGAACTTCTACCACGCTGGCGTTATCTTATTGATCTACATGGACTTGATGGTGATATGCCTCATCCTGTTCCTACTGCTCTACCCCTATGCGCTCTGGCTCTCCCAGACGCACTGA